One Sulfitobacter sp. M39 genomic window, GGACGCCATCCGCGACGAAATCGGCGCACGGATGAAAAAGCCGCTGGCCAAGCTCGACACCCCCGGTGACAGCAGCGATCACGTGGTATCGCGCTTTATTCAGGCGGTATCGGGCAATGTGAACCGCACGCTTGAACGGCTTGATCTGGCTGAATTCGACGAGGTTGCGGCGCTGCTTTCCGATCCGTCGCACAGGCTCTATCTGCTGGGCGGGCGGATCACGCGATCCAACGCGCATTACTTTTTCAACCACCTGCAGATCATCCGGCCGCAGGTCACCCTGCTCGATTCCTCCCCCAGTGCATGGCCGCAATCCTTGTTGGATATGGACGCGGGCGCGGTGCTGATCGTGTTTGACATCCGCCGCTACGAAAAAGAGCTGGAAAAGCTCGCCGATCTTGCGGTCAAGCAAGGCGCGACCATCGTGCTGTTCACCGATGCTTGGGGGTCGCCCATCGAAAAACACGCCCGCCACTGTTTCCGCGCCATGGTAGAGGTGCCGTCGAGCTGGGATTCAACGCTGGCTATTAACTTTCTGATCGAAGCACTGGTCGCTGACGTGCAATCGCGCAGCTCCGACCAGAGTGCCGAGAGGATCGCGGCGCTGGAACAGATGATCGGCGAGTCGCGCATTTTCCGCAGCAACTAAGCGCCAGTCGCCCCCCGCACGCCGCCACGGCGTCATGCATTCGTGACACATCAGAGTTTGCGTTGAACGGCAACATCCCCTAATCGGAACGCGCACCGCGTCTGCGTCGTTTTGTGAAGGATCTGCCATGAAGACCCCATATTATCTGATCGACAAATCCCGCCTTCAGGCCAACATGGAAAAGATCGCCTGGCTGCGCGAGGCATCCGGCGCGAAATCCTTGCTGGCGTTGAAATGCTTTGCCACGTGGTCGGTTTTTGACTTCATGGCGCAGTATATGGATGGGTCCACGTCCTCCTCGCTCTATGAGGTCAAACTGGGGTACGAGAAATTCGGCGGCGAAACCCACGCCTATTCAGTGGCCTACGACGATGACGAGATCGCCGAGGTGTTGGCCAACAGCGACAAAATTATCTTCAATTCCATCGGGCAGCTGGACCGTTTCGATGCGGCATCAGCAGGGCATACGCGCGGGCTGCGGGTGAACCCCGGTGTATCGACATCGGAATTCGATCTGGCCGATCCCGCCCGCCCCTTCAGCCGTTTGGGCGAACATGATCCGGCGCAGATCGCCGCCGTGGCCGACCGCATCACCGGGCTGATGTTCCACAACAACTGCGAGAATGACGATTTTGACCGTTTCGCTGACATGCTGACGTTGATCGAGGACCGCTTTGGCGACACGATCCACCGGATGGACTGGATCAGCCTTGGCGGTGGCATCCATTTCACCGGCGAAGGCTACCCGCTGGACCGTCTGGCCGCGCGGTTGAAAACCCTGTCGGATACCTATGGCGTGCAGGTCTACCTCGAACCGGGCGAAGCCGCGATTACCGGTGCCGCCACGCTAGAGACGACCGTGCTCGACACACTGCACAACGGCAAGAACCTTGCCATCGTCGACAGCTCCATCGAGGCGCATATGCTTGATCTGCTGATCTACCGCGAGCCCGCCAAAATGGCCCCAAACACCGGCGACCACGACTGGATGATCTGCGGTAAATCCTGCCTTGCGGGCGACATCTTTGGCGAGTTCAAGTTCGACGCCCCGCTTAAACCCGGCGACCGCATTTCGTTTCAGGACGCTGCGGGCTATACT contains:
- a CDS encoding carboxynorspermidine decarboxylase, with product MKTPYYLIDKSRLQANMEKIAWLREASGAKSLLALKCFATWSVFDFMAQYMDGSTSSSLYEVKLGYEKFGGETHAYSVAYDDDEIAEVLANSDKIIFNSIGQLDRFDAASAGHTRGLRVNPGVSTSEFDLADPARPFSRLGEHDPAQIAAVADRITGLMFHNNCENDDFDRFADMLTLIEDRFGDTIHRMDWISLGGGIHFTGEGYPLDRLAARLKTLSDTYGVQVYLEPGEAAITGAATLETTVLDTLHNGKNLAIVDSSIEAHMLDLLIYREPAKMAPNTGDHDWMICGKSCLAGDIFGEFKFDAPLKPGDRISFQDAAGYTMVKKNWFNGVKMPGIAIRELDGTITSVRSFDYEDFKSALS
- a CDS encoding MurR/RpiR family transcriptional regulator — encoded protein: MHKKALVRDLLKEKQTELTAAERKLSAVLLDDQLLTGLQSITRLAELAEVSSPTIVRLARKLGFDGFSDMQDAIRDEIGARMKKPLAKLDTPGDSSDHVVSRFIQAVSGNVNRTLERLDLAEFDEVAALLSDPSHRLYLLGGRITRSNAHYFFNHLQIIRPQVTLLDSSPSAWPQSLLDMDAGAVLIVFDIRRYEKELEKLADLAVKQGATIVLFTDAWGSPIEKHARHCFRAMVEVPSSWDSTLAINFLIEALVADVQSRSSDQSAERIAALEQMIGESRIFRSN